In Parabacteroides timonensis, the genomic stretch AAATTAGGTGTAGGCAGTCCGTCTGTAATTAGCTCCTTTCGCTGGGCATACTCATAAGATTCACTCCAGCTTTCCTGGTTGTAACCCACCATAGCCGTGAAATCGTGCTTATCATTAAACAACTTATGGAAAGTTGCATACGCATCGAAAGTAACCGTTGACGCTTCCGTATTATCGAAAAAAGCGGAAGAAACCGAGTTCTGATACAGAATAGGAGTTTCCGGACCTTTCCGGTAAGGGACAGACAATTGCGCACCGTCCTTATTATTCCGGTTAGCGACATAGGCAAACGAACCGTTGACAAAAAGAACATCTTTAATAATGTCCAGCTTAGTCGTAAACTGCGTTGTCAAAGTAGTTTTGTTTTCTTTCTTACGTCCGCCTTCCGCAAAACGTCCCATGATAGCGGCGCCGTCTTCAGTATAAGAACCATCCGGATTCTTTATAGGCACCAGCGCATTACGACGGTTTACAGCCCAATAATAATCATCCCCCAAAAAGTAAGGAGCATCATAATCGGAAATTACCAAACTGGTATTATTACCCAACGTCCACCAATCAGTCAGTTTGAAATCCAGCTTGGAACGCAAATTGTATCGGTTAAACTTATCCGTCCCTTGCGAAACCATACCATCCTGGAAGTTATAACCAGCAGAGAAATAGTAATTCAGACGATCGGTCTTTCCGGAGACATCGACAGTGTGATTCGTTGAGAATGCCAGGTTCTTATAGGCTTCACCAAACCAATCGGTCTGACCGAAATAAGCATAAGTACCATCCGGCTTCAGGAAATAAGGGGATACGCTCGGATCAGACGAAACACGCTTCGCATATTCCAATTCTTCCTGATTGTGGTTCACACCCCACGGATAATAGAAATCATTACGTGCCGTTGCCACCGTATAAGGGTCTGTAATCACCTCTGCCATACTACTCAACTTACGCATGGCAAAATTGTTACTATAATTTACGGTCAGTTTTTCCTGTCCGGCCGTCTTCGTTGTCACCAAGATAACACCAAACGCAGCACGTGAACCATAGATAGCTGCCGAAGCTGCATCTTTCAAAACAGAAATACTTCCGATATCAGAGGGGTTCATACGGTTCAGCTCCTCTCCCGTAGAGACAACACCGTCAATAACAATCAGCGGATCCCCCCCATTGATAGAAGTCGTACCACGTATATTAAATGTAGGTGAATCCGTTGCCTGGCCACTACCGATAGAAACGGTCATATTAGCAACTGAACCCTGCAAGGCCTGTCCGACTGTCAAGACCGGACGGTTTTCCAACACCTTAGTTGAAACAGTTGCTACTGCTCCGGACAAATCCACTTTCTTCTGTGTACCGTAACCGATAACAACCACTTCTTCCAACGCCTCGCTGTCTTCACTCAAAGTAATATTCAATGCACTTTTCCCTTTTAACGCAATATCCTGTGTTCTATAACCAATATAAGAAATACTGATTGTCGCATTCGGATCCACATCCGACAAAGAGAAATTACCATCCATATCCGTAATCCCACCGATAGTTGTCCCCTTCACCAGCACGTTCACACCGATCAACGGCTCGCCAGTTGCATCTTTCACATTACCAGTAATAGTTATCTTCTTTTGCTGCTGAACTTCAGCAGCAAAACTAACAGATCTGTTAGTTTTTTCATTGCGGCGAATGATAATCTGACGATCGTTGATGATATACTCGATGTCTGTTCCTTCGAACATATTCTTGAGTATCATTTCAACCGTCTGGTTGTGAACGTCCACACTTACTTTCCTGTTCAAATTGATATTTGAACCGTGATACACAAAAATAAATTCACTGTTCTTTTCGATGTAATTAAATACATCTTTTACGGTCCGGTTGTTCATACGAACGGTCAATGTGGTTTGCTCCGCATAGGCCGATGCTGCGTAGATGGCAGATCCTCCATAACTAACCAGACATAAGGCTAAACATGCACTTTTAAGAAAATGAGCCGGTTTTCGGCTGAATTCTTCATTCTTTTTCATACATTTGTAATGTTTTTTCTTTGATACATAAATTAATAGATTAAACAAGAGACTTTAGAACCGAGTGATATGGCCGTATCGTTCGGTTCTTTTTTAATTAAATGTCTTCCCCATAGGCATTCTATTTTGATATTATTATATTATTATTCGCATCTGTTTTATACTGAAGGAATAGGGACTGGCAGAGGATACTGATCACATCCTCCATATTTTCTCGCAAGTCCAGCTTCCCGGAAATGGGGATATTCCCAATCTCTTCATTATACCAAATCTTACGTCCGTAATAACGAGACAACCGGTCCAGCGTCTCTCCTACTTTCCGGTCACTTAACATCATCATGTTATCCTTCCAACAGATATATTCAAAAACATCTACCTCCTTTACATCCGTCCCTTTATCATTTATTTCAATCATTTGATTAGGAGAGAGTATAGATTTAGTATTCTTACCGGAGCTGACTTCTACCCGTCCATCGACCAAGACTACGGAAGCCGACGCATCTTCCTTATAAGCACAAACATTAAACTGTGTACCAAGCACTTTGACATCGAAGCCGTTCGCTTTGACAATAAATGGCCGCGAAGGGTCTTTCGCCACATCCAGATAAACCTCGCCTTCGACGATAATCTCCCTTTTATCTTTTTTGAATACAGCAGGATAGAAAACACGTGTACCGGCATTTACATACATCCGCGTTCCATCCGAAAAAGTAATGTCCGCCCTTCTGCCTTTTGGTACAATAATCTGGTTTATTTCTTCTTTTTTCTCTTTCCTATCTTCCGCCGTTTCTTTCTTTACAACGTGTTCTTCCACGTTCGACTTTCCTTCTGCATCGTATGTAATAGACGATTCGTCTTTCAGCTGCAACTTCTCTTTACTTTCAATCAGAACAATTTCATTACCGGACAAGGAAGATGTGTTATTTTCAAGCAAAGCTAGCGACATGGAAGAATCTTTATTTCCGTCTGTCCAAAAATAAAGACCGACAGAAAGAAGTACGGCTATTGAGGCTGCAACAGACCATATAAAGCGGGAGCGCAACCGGAATGAAGTATGTGGCCGACTCAAGCCAGCCTCTATCTCCTGCCAAGACGCCAATGCTTCCTGCCGACGATCGGGCTCTGCTTCATGTACTTTCCGGAGCAAGTCCTTACCGGCCTGTTCGAACGATTTCTTATCTGATATTTTTTGTTTTCTATTCACGAGTAACCTCTTTTTACTCCTATTACGGGAAAGAGTTCATTTGGTACTCACTTTTTTTGAATAAAATCAATTATTTTTTTGATATAATTTCCGAAGACAAGATAATGACCTGAATAGCAGATTTTTACTAGACTGATAATTGATTCCCATAATCTCGGCTATTTCATCATGCTTTAACTCATTCACGTAATACAAGTAAATAATCTCTTGTTGATGGGAAGATAATTGTGAAAAGGCCTGCATCAGATGTTTAGCTTGATTATCAGTCTCCGATTCATCAAAAGAAAGTAATGGTATCAGTTCGTCGGTCACGAACACTTCTTCATACAGGGAGATATCGTCGGTGGCTTTCTCTTTTTCGAGTGTATCATACAATTTATTACGTAAGGCTTTGATCAAGTACCCTTTCACGTTCGGAGTGGTGGAAAGAGACTGGTAGTTCTGAATTAGCTTTATGAAAATATCCTGGATGCAATCCTTTACTAAATCCTTATCCGAGACCAATTTGGAGCCATAATTATACAATAAAGAATAGAAGCGACAATAGATTTCTCTAAAAGCCTCTCTATCCCCTGTCAAACATAATCCCCATAATTTTTCATCGGATATTTGCATATAAATATCTACTTATATAATTATTGTAACAGTCTTTCAACAACAATTAGGGTGCAAAAATAAAAATGCATTATTACACTCATATTACATCAAAATTAAGTAAATATTAGTATCCGGATCATATAATTTCATAAGCTCATAAATAGTATTACACTCTTAACGCATCTACCTCTTTAAAAATAAAAGGTCGGAAATAATCCTGCTAGAATTAACAACCTCACGGATGCAAATATAGCTCATTTTGTATTACAATAGGTTAAATCGGGAAGAAGAATGTACGTCTTAAATTATCATTAAAACTCCCCACTTATTTTCTTAAGTGGGGAATTTTACCCATACTAGTGGGGGTTTATCCCCATTATAGTGGGTTCTTTTCCCCATTGCAGTGGGGAGAACTAAGTAGAAAAGGCTCTTCTACAAACTATTCAGGCACGGAATATATGAATTCCGTGCCTGAAAGAAAATGATTATAAGTCTTATTTATTTTACTTTGATATGATCGAACCCTTCCCCATACACACCGATAACGGCACTCTGTGAAACAAAGGCTTCCGGATCTATATCTTTGATCAAACGGAAAATAGTAGTCGACTCCCGCTTTTTTGCCAATACGAACATCATCTTCACTCCGAGCCCTGTATACAAGCCGGTTCCGTCTATAACCGTTACACCCCGATGAAGATCTTTATTGATACGACGTCCTATCTCTTCATGTTTCTTGGAGATTATAAAAAATTGTACGGATTGACGGGCGCTATTCACAACCTGGTCGAGTACAAAGCTGGAAATATACAATGTAGCAAAACCATAAACCACCTTTTCCCA encodes the following:
- a CDS encoding TonB-dependent receptor, with product MKKNEEFSRKPAHFLKSACLALCLVSYGGSAIYAASAYAEQTTLTVRMNNRTVKDVFNYIEKNSEFIFVYHGSNINLNRKVSVDVHNQTVEMILKNMFEGTDIEYIINDRQIIIRRNEKTNRSVSFAAEVQQQKKITITGNVKDATGEPLIGVNVLVKGTTIGGITDMDGNFSLSDVDPNATISISYIGYRTQDIALKGKSALNITLSEDSEALEEVVVIGYGTQKKVDLSGAVATVSTKVLENRPVLTVGQALQGSVANMTVSIGSGQATDSPTFNIRGTTSINGGDPLIVIDGVVSTGEELNRMNPSDIGSISVLKDAASAAIYGSRAAFGVILVTTKTAGQEKLTVNYSNNFAMRKLSSMAEVITDPYTVATARNDFYYPWGVNHNQEELEYAKRVSSDPSVSPYFLKPDGTYAYFGQTDWFGEAYKNLAFSTNHTVDVSGKTDRLNYYFSAGYNFQDGMVSQGTDKFNRYNLRSKLDFKLTDWWTLGNNTSLVISDYDAPYFLGDDYYWAVNRRNALVPIKNPDGSYTEDGAAIMGRFAEGGRKKENKTTLTTQFTTKLDIIKDVLFVNGSFAYVANRNNKDGAQLSVPYRKGPETPILYQNSVSSAFFDNTEASTVTFDAYATFHKLFNDKHDFTAMVGYNQESWSESYEYAQRKELITDGLPTPNLATGDMTVTQRIRELSFRSVFGRLNYTYDNRYILAVNARYDGTSRFPTDSRFVFNPSGSAAWVISQEGFFEPLRDVVNFLKLRFSYGSLGNQYLKDNYYPYLATMGSDKSKVILDGKQPVYVSSPGLVAGDLTWETVTTSDWGMDANFFNNRLTATVDGYIRRTKDMLRSGAKLPSVLGTAVPLENAADLKTTGWDLTISWRDQFKLAGKPFNYGASFNIGDSRSKITKYANETGSLGDHYVGKEWGEIWGLVNDGFFTSQEDIDNSADHTEVDPYPGTPPMAPGDVKYKDLNGDGKINKGANTLADHGDYKVIGNDQARYAFGFTANGDWNGFDFSIFIQGIMKKDYYPTRDPYFWGMYYDPWTNLTYGNYNDHWTTENPNGFFPRVKSYQAYVANRGLAIPQTRYLQNAAYARLKNLTFGYTLPQKWVEKVNISRLRVFFSGDNLCEITGLYKYYKMDPECLGGQIYPLQRSYSFGLNVTF
- a CDS encoding FecR family protein, with the translated sequence MNRKQKISDKKSFEQAGKDLLRKVHEAEPDRRQEALASWQEIEAGLSRPHTSFRLRSRFIWSVAASIAVLLSVGLYFWTDGNKDSSMSLALLENNTSSLSGNEIVLIESKEKLQLKDESSITYDAEGKSNVEEHVVKKETAEDRKEKKEEINQIIVPKGRRADITFSDGTRMYVNAGTRVFYPAVFKKDKREIIVEGEVYLDVAKDPSRPFIVKANGFDVKVLGTQFNVCAYKEDASASVVLVDGRVEVSSGKNTKSILSPNQMIEINDKGTDVKEVDVFEYICWKDNMMMLSDRKVGETLDRLSRYYGRKIWYNEEIGNIPISGKLDLRENMEDVISILCQSLFLQYKTDANNNIIISK
- a CDS encoding RNA polymerase sigma factor translates to MQISDEKLWGLCLTGDREAFREIYCRFYSLLYNYGSKLVSDKDLVKDCIQDIFIKLIQNYQSLSTTPNVKGYLIKALRNKLYDTLEKEKATDDISLYEEVFVTDELIPLLSFDESETDNQAKHLMQAFSQLSSHQQEIIYLYYVNELKHDEIAEIMGINYQSSKNLLFRSLSCLRKLYQKNN